The following DNA comes from Pseudorasbora parva isolate DD20220531a chromosome 8, ASM2467924v1, whole genome shotgun sequence.
TGCACATGGATACCTGTTTGGGTTCAAAATAATCGAACTGTATTTAGAGCCAGGATCCTCTGCATTATAGTGTGGGTTTTATCCATCGGCTGCTGCATCCCTTTCTTCATTGAGAATGTGTTTCGTTCTATGTTTCCGGTCATATGTCAGTTTTTTGTGGGCTTTCTCATCCCCTTCCTGACCATTGCATCTTCACACATTGCTATTGGAGTACGAATCAAGCGCCTCAAAATGGGGAAGCAGCTCAGGTCGTACCGGGTCATTATCGCTGTCATCTTGGCTTTTTTCATATGTTGCTTTCCATTCTATGTTTGCTTGTTTTGTTCAGTAATCATGGTTTATTTGAGTCCCAGTGATGTAATAGTATTTCGGAAAGCAATGATATTCAGTTTCTATCTGGTTTATCTAAACAGCTGTCTGAACCCCATTCTCTATGTGTTCATGTGTGATGAATATAAGAAGAAGCTTAAACAGTCTCTGCTGCTGGTGCTGGAGACGGCGTTTGCTGAAGATCATCTGGACTTTAGAGGAAGGCAAATACAAACGGATGAGCAGAACCAGACAAACACCCATGAAACAGCATTAGTTAAAGTCTCTAAATGAGTGTGACCAGCATAAATATGATTATTACCATTACAAAAACCACTGCATTCCTGtaccccttctctctctctctctctctctctctctctctctctctctctctctctctctctctctctctctctctctctctctctctctctctctctctctctctctctctctctctctctctctctctctctctctctctctctcaaaatcGATGTGGTATGCAATCTGTGTTGTAGAATCAAATTAGGAAAGTTTTTACTAATGATTAAGGGAAAATATTTGTATGGACTTTTTATAAATCcaaatatgtatatgtatatgtacaaCTAATTTTGCTATGCTGATTTATTTTTGAACTTCTTCTGAATAAAACAAAGTGCTTTTGATTGTAATTTCCTTTAATCAAATTGAGGCTACAGGAATCTTTGAGTCTATACAGTGTGTATGTAAAGTATTTAGACCCCCTTTATTAATTTATCAGTTACTGCATATAAAATTAAGCATTAGACATTAGATCACAAGTAGACCATCTGTGTGGCGGTAGGCTGCGTTTGTCCACATAAATGTAACCATTAAGTTAAAAGGGTACTTTGgagctgggaagatgaatgtgtatttaaactgggtcattaatgtagtagaaatgtgaaattatttttgaatttgttgccttctagactgagactgagaaaagccagaaaatgtatttttggctcaTGGAAATGAAAGACAGaaaatcccagaatgcacttgcacTCTGGAATGCCACTGTCCTCTGGACAGAATGGATTACTGTAACTCACTTCTCATCGGGATACCTAACAAAAGCTTGCagagattttattttatattgttgtgGTAAAATGTGATGTGTTTATGCAGAAGCATGCACAGTCATGCCTAGTCgtgcagaggtcaaaggtctt
Coding sequences within:
- the LOC137084495 gene encoding C3a anaphylatoxin chemotactic receptor-like produces the protein METTSFHFLSLCYVETTSFEAENLTRGATNDTTIHPKNSGFGIFLTCTFIVTFIVGFIGNGLVIFLTGCRMKTTVNSIWFINLAIADFIFLLSFIILTFLNYFSVNRDIKINISINILSNLIALNRFSSVFFLVVISLDRCLCTWIPVWVQNNRTVFRARILCIIVWVLSIGCCIPFFIENVFRSMFPVICQFFVGFLIPFLTIASSHIAIGVRIKRLKMGKQLRSYRVIIAVILAFFICCFPFYVCLFCSVIMVYLSPSDVIVFRKAMIFSFYLVYLNSCLNPILYVFMCDEYKKKLKQSLLLVLETAFAEDHLDFRGRQIQTDEQNQTNTHETALVKVSK